One region of Mycolicibacterium insubricum genomic DNA includes:
- a CDS encoding DegV family protein — protein sequence MTVTVVTDSSARIPAELAVAKGIRVVPLHILIDGADLRDGVDDLLADLDDRVASTAGASPAELAAAYRAALADSAGDGVVAVHLSGQLSGTCAAAELAAAEVGPQIRVVDSRSAAMGTGFVALAAATAAADGADLESVAARAQSVSGRTDGYIVVQRLDNLRRSGRIGGAAAWLGTALSLKPLLRVEDGKLVLAQRVRTASKAIATMIDRVAETVGGGDAELAVHHVANPDGADQVAAELAARLPQCDPAMITELGPVLALHVGSGALGVVLARR from the coding sequence ATGACGGTCACCGTCGTCACCGACTCGTCGGCCCGGATACCCGCGGAACTGGCTGTCGCGAAAGGGATCCGGGTGGTTCCGCTGCACATCCTGATCGACGGTGCCGACCTGCGCGACGGGGTGGACGACCTCCTCGCCGACCTCGACGACCGGGTGGCTTCGACCGCGGGTGCGTCCCCGGCCGAGCTGGCCGCGGCCTACCGCGCGGCGTTGGCCGACAGCGCCGGCGACGGCGTGGTCGCCGTGCACCTGTCGGGGCAGCTGTCGGGCACCTGCGCGGCGGCCGAGCTGGCCGCCGCCGAGGTCGGGCCGCAGATCCGGGTGGTCGATTCCCGGTCCGCGGCGATGGGCACCGGATTCGTCGCGCTGGCCGCGGCCACCGCTGCCGCCGACGGTGCCGACCTGGAATCGGTTGCCGCCCGGGCCCAGTCGGTTTCGGGGCGCACCGACGGTTACATCGTCGTGCAACGGTTGGACAATCTGCGCCGCAGCGGCCGCATCGGCGGGGCCGCGGCCTGGCTGGGCACCGCGCTGTCCCTCAAACCCCTGTTGCGGGTGGAGGACGGCAAACTCGTTCTGGCGCAGCGGGTGCGCACGGCGAGCAAGGCGATCGCCACCATGATCGACCGGGTGGCCGAAACGGTCGGTGGCGGCGACGCCGAGCTGGCGGTGCACCACGTCGCCAACCCCGACGGGGCCGATCAGGTCGCTGCCGAACTCGCGGCTCGGCTGCCGCAGTGCGACCCGGCGATGATCACCGAGCTGGGGCCGGTACTGGCCCTGCACGTCGGGTCCGGGGCGCTCGGGGTGGTTCTCGCCCGGCGCTGA
- the octT gene encoding diglucosylglycerate octanoyltransferase, translating into MSSENGSAERKTLLVFADSLSYYGPTGGLPSDDPRIWPNQVADRLGWDLELIGRIGWTSRDVWWAATQDPRAWAALPRAGAVIFATSGMDSLPSPLPTAARELIRYVRPPRLRRWVRDGYGWLQPRLSPLARPALPAKLTADYLEMTRGAIDFNRPGIPMVAALPSVHIAETYGRSHRWRDDTVAAITEWADRHQVALVDLKAAVAEHIWAGRGNPDGIHWNFEGHDAVAELMLTALRLAGVTAAESDG; encoded by the coding sequence ATGTCCTCTGAGAACGGTTCCGCAGAACGCAAGACCCTGCTGGTCTTCGCCGACTCCCTGTCCTACTACGGGCCGACCGGCGGCCTGCCGTCCGACGACCCGCGGATCTGGCCGAATCAGGTCGCCGACCGGCTGGGCTGGGATTTGGAGCTGATCGGCCGGATCGGCTGGACCAGCCGCGACGTCTGGTGGGCCGCCACCCAGGACCCGCGGGCGTGGGCGGCGCTGCCGCGCGCCGGTGCGGTCATCTTCGCCACCAGCGGGATGGACTCGCTGCCCTCCCCGCTGCCGACCGCCGCCCGGGAACTCATCCGCTACGTCCGGCCGCCGCGGCTGCGCCGGTGGGTCCGCGACGGCTACGGCTGGCTGCAGCCGCGGCTGTCCCCGTTAGCCCGGCCCGCACTGCCGGCGAAGCTGACTGCCGATTACCTCGAAATGACCCGCGGTGCCATCGATTTCAACCGCCCCGGCATCCCGATGGTGGCCGCGCTGCCGAGCGTGCACATCGCCGAAACCTACGGCCGGTCGCACCGCTGGCGCGACGACACCGTCGCGGCCATCACCGAATGGGCCGACCGGCACCAGGTGGCGCTGGTCGACCTGAAAGCCGCGGTCGCCGAGCACATCTGGGCGGGCCGGGGCAATCCCGACGGTATCCACTGGAATTTCGAGGGACATGACGCGGTAGCCGAGCTGATGCTGACGGCCCTGCGGCTGGCCGGGGTGACCGCGGCAGAAAGCGACGGCTGA